The DNA window AGGAGCAGGTCAGGCCGAGCCGACGCCCCAGTTTATTTGCGTGCCTTCGGCATATGTCTGAGTCGGACGACGCGAACGAGGTTATCGGTTACTCTCAGGACTGTCCGCTGTGAGGCTCGCCCCGAGGGCGTGCGGCACCGGCACACGGTGGCGTAAGCGCTTGCGCGCTAGCCACCTCCAGAGCCAATAAGTTCGGTGTCTTACGGGCGGAAACGGCCCACCCAGAATGGGAGCAAGGCATGTTGTGTTGGAAGAAGATCAGCGGCGCGGCCCTCGCCGTGGCACTGATGCCACTCGCCGCTCCGGCGGAGCAATGCCTGGATGTGTGGGCGTCGGTAGAGACCGACGGCTGGCCCGGCCACGCCATAAGTCTGATGTTACCCCTCGAGACTGACGCGCCACGACGATTCCCTGGCGGGCGCGGCATCGATCATGTGGCCTCATTCCACACGTCCATGGCGGCGGACGGCACGATCACGCTCTACACGCAACTCGTCGACAAGGCCGCTGCCTGCGAGCCTCTCAAAGCGGAGCACACGTTCGCCCTAAGGGAAGACCGGTTGGTCGTCGGGAGCCTGCAGTGCGGGGATAGCACTCACCAGCTCGTGTTGGATTTCCGCGCCGTCGTCGAGCGGCCGACCGGGTGCTGGTGACCGACTGCCAGCGCCGCGATAGCCGGTAATCCATACGCCTGCTGATCGCTATCCCTCTGTTGCTTACCCCGTTAGGTGTGCATGGCGCGCCCTCGCCGGCCGGTCATGGTATCCGCTAACCACTCGGAGGCTGCTGCTGACACGGAAAGCCATCTCGACGCAGCGCCCCTGCAACGAGCAAGGAGTCTGGTAAACTAACGGGCTTTTCGAAGTAGAGGGACTACAATGAAACCAATAACACAGACAATCCCAGCTGCTTTAGTATTCGGTCTTATCACCTTACCGATAACGGCACCCGCGGCGACCTTCGATATTACGTTCACTGGGGTAGTGGATTTCATCTACACCACACCAGCGCCAAGTCTCGATCCAGACGATGTTCCTTTCGAAACCGGTGATCCGTGGAGCATCACGTTCACGCTGGACGATACCCTTGAAGATGAACTCCAAGGCAACTTTGACTGGCAGGCCTACTACCTGGCCCCGACTGGGTTCACCGGCGCCGTTGGCGACTTCGCTGTTACGACTCCGGATTATAGTATCGCCCTTTTCGATGCTGGCGACGTCGTAGATACAGACCGCATCGCAACGCAGTGGCGTCCCAATGCTCAGGCGGAGAACTTCGAGATGCAGTCGTTTGAGTTGCATCTCGAGGCGGCCGGCGGAGATGCCTTCGACGGGGTTGGCCCGTTGTCCGCAGACCTCTATGACATCGATCTGTACGACCTCACGGAGTCGGGGTTCGTCATTGTCTTCGGGAATGCGCAGCTGAACGAAACCTACAATGCAAGCCTTACGCTCGACAGCATCGACGTCGAGCCGAGGGTGGTACCCGCCCCCGCGACGGCTGTGCTGTTGCTCTCTGGTCTGGCAGGTATGGCGTTCAGGTTTCGGCGGTCTGCTGGTAGCGCCGCCTAACGAGTGATTCCTCGCACCACTCCGGCTACTGCCGCAGCTATGCCTCCCCAAGCCTTGCGGAGGTAACGCGTTTGCCCGGGCGAGACGCGAAAATGGGTCGTCGAGCAAAGGAACGAGCCGAGCTGGCCTCGATGTGCAATCCAGCACCAGTGTCTGTCGTCGAACCGTACCTAAATGCGTTGGGGGTGAGCCAGCCGGCGATAGGCGCCGGCTGGCTAACTGCGTTGTCGCTGCAAGTCCACTGACGCTAGCGCGATGGGAAATAGGTACGCACTCATTGTTGCTGAACACGCGCCCGATGATCTGAAGCAACTCGTATTCGCCGAAGCGGGGCTGGAGCGCGCCGGTGAAAGCTCTCGATGCACGGTTCGCCTTCCGGGTAAGCTCTTCCCTGGCACAGTCCTCGAGGTGCGCGAATGCTCGTGGTTCGCTCTCGTGCTTCCAGCGGAAGTTATTTGGAGTATTGGGCGCGACCTGGCTCAGATTTCGGAAAACTGCCGAGGAGCACTGATAGGTGTCTGCGTCGACGATGTTTCCGGTGAAGTCTGGTACCAACGCTTTGGGGGTGGAGATCTGGTAGCGTGCCACCTTAGCTGTGACGGAATCACCAAGCAGCACCAGGGCGCGCCGGCATATCTTGGCGAGTGGACTGATCGTGATGTTTTCGGCTTGCTTCCGGATTGGCTTCAACTAGATGCCCTTGGCGGCGTCGCCCTGCGAGGCGACCAAGTCCCTTACCACCGTGCGCTGAAGGAGACGCCGCGAGACAACCCCTGGTGGAAATTCTGGTAGGTAGGGTGCCGCCACATCATCAAGCCACTGCCAGAGTCGTGAGTTGGTCCTCCTGGTTGTAGCTAGCGGCAGTGCTTCAACCGTGGGCCCCGGTCAGCGGCCGATACGATAGTCAATTGCGCGAATGGCTCTGGAGCTTGGCAATGGAGAGAGTACCGATAGACGTCAACGCCATCGTGGCGGGGATCGATTCTGACGACTCAGAAGCGTTCCTGGGGGCAAGCGAGTTGCTCCGAGCCTACGCTCTCGGCGTAGACGCCACTGGCGTTATCGAGCCGTACGCGACCCTCCATCAGGCGAACCCTCTCACCACAGAGCAGGTTGACGCCCTCTCTCAGGCGCTGGTTGCGTACATCGACTCCGGAAGGCTGCACAATGCAGTGGCCGCGATCCATGCACTAGGCCAGCTCCGGGACCCGCAACGCCTTCCCTGGCTGCACGAGCGCCTGACGCTTGCCGTCAACGACTTCGTCGCCCACGGCGACCTGTTGGGGCAGACGATCATCGCAATGGAAAACTGTGGGGCCACGGTGGTTAGGGGCGGGGCTTTCAGTAGTCGGGAGTACGAGAAGAACCTGGCAGACGCGCAGACCTACCTTTCTCTTCACGACGATGACTCAAATCCTTGAGAGCGACTGTGGCTGACGACGAGTGGATTGACCTCATCCAACCGGAGATGAGCGGCGGGAAAATCGCCGCCAGCGCACTCGATGTACTCGATGGCGTGCACGACGCCAAGATCCGGATATCCGGATTGCGCCAAGACACCTTCGAGTACTTGATCAGCAGATACGGTGTCGCCCTCAAGCAGATCGAGTTCTTCAAGTGTCCGAGGGTCCCTGATCTATCGCCCCTCGAGGATCTCGATAACGTCGAGCGGATTTCGTACTACTTGAACCGACAAGCGAAGTGCCTTTGGGACGTGAGCAAGAACTCGACGCTACGGTCACTGGAGTTCACGAACTTCACCTCAGTGACCGATCTTTCGCCGCTGGCCGGGGCACTCAGCCTCGAACGCCTCTGCTTCGGGAACGCCGCCACTGGGAGTGCCTTCGTGAGCTCGCTCGAGCCACTGGGGGGCCTTAAAGGGCTGACCCACCTCGAAATGAACCCGAAGCAAATCGAGGATGGACGAGCGTGCCCACTTACGCAGATACCAAGGCTTGAGTCCCTGGAGTTCAACAACTCGCATTTCTCGACTGAAAAAGTCGCATGGCTTCGCGCGCGACTTCCGGAGCGTGTCCAGTCTGATCGGCTGGCCCCCTACGTAGAGCGTCCGGGCGGCCTGCTAGGTGATGGGCAGTACGACGTCATGGTGGTAGGAAAACGAAAGCCGTTTTTGACTTCAAGCAAGGATGCTGCTCGTATCTCACGCTATGCCGATAGGTTCTGGGCGCTTGTGGAGCGTTTTCGCGCCGATCCGGCCCTACCAGAACCACCTTAGCGGCGTGAGCGACAAGAAACGCTCGACGCTGGAGCAGGTACTGGCTTCCGTTTCGGAATCGCTGTTTCCCGCGGAAATGGGTAGAGCCATCGTAAGCGTGGACACGACCGATTGTATGGGCGATACGGCGCTTCACGTGCTTGTTCGTCGCGGTGATCGCTTTGGCGTTCAGCTGCTGCTTCGGCACGGCGCGGATCCGAACGCGGTAGGGGATATGGGGGAAACGCCGTTGCATGTCGCGGCAAGCGGCGGCGATGCGCAGATCATCAGAGCGCTGATTGAGAGCGGCGCAACACCCGGTTTCCGCTCTGAGTTCGGCGTCACAGCGAACGATCTGTACAAAGGGGGAGACAAGCACACTGCAAAACTGCTCAAAGGAGGCGGCTAGCTCACCCTCGTCCTACTCTGGCTCAGGCAGCGAGTGGTTGGCGACATTGGTAACGCTCCAAGCACGGCCGCATGATCCGCAACATCATGCTCTCGCGGGCCGCACCCCGCTCACGAATGAGAATACCTATGGCTAACCTCGCCGCAAAACTCGGCCGTCTCTCGCAAGCGTTCGATTCCAAGGGGCATAAGGCGCCTGACTCGTTGCTACCTGGGCTCGCCGGCGACGCCCTCGACGCCCAGCTCGGCTGGTTTCCAAGCACTCTGCCGCAGGAGCTGCGAGAGCTCTACGCCTGGCGCGCGGGTCAGGCGTCCGACCCGTGGGACGCTGAATTTCCCTTCTGGTTCCGCGACAGGGGGTTCTCCAGCATCGAAATAGCCAAGGACGAGTATTCATCCATGATGGAGTCCTACGGTGTCGAGAATGATCCGACGCGCGACCTCGTGAACTTGTCCGATTGCTTTCCGTTCGCTGCATTCAATGGCGCGTGGTATGTCGTCCCGTGCAAGGGCCACGGCTTCGATATTTCCGTGCCATATCCTGTCATCTCAGTGTTTCAGGACATTAGCCCCCACTTCGATAGCATCAACGCCATGCTCGACACCTGTATCGCGTGGGTCGAACATCCCGATTGGAAAAGCGACTCCGGCCTCGATCGGGAGCAAGAGCGCCGCATATGGTCTCGATTCAACGCGGTCGCAAGCACCTGCTAGCGTGGCTGAGTAAATGCACTAGGCTGCATGGAAGAGTATGCGTCAATACACAATGAACGACATTCCCATCATTGGCGCCGAGGAGCACGTGCGAAAGCACGTCGAGATGTACTTCGGTCCCGGCGGGGCATGCGCTGAGCGCATCGCTGCCGCGCTGGTGGATACCGCCCTGCGGGCGGGCGCGACTCGCGTGGAATCCAAAACCTCAGAAGGCTGGTCGCTCGTCCAATCCAACGTAGATTGGCTTTGCGGGCATAAGGACCGCCCCAGCAAGGGAACACCTGCTTGGGAGCACCCCACCTACTTCCCCGAGTTGGGCGCGAATGCGCCTAGGTTTGAAGTGATGGTCGCGATTTTCTCGGATGCCGCCATCACATGGACACCGTCTACGCAGGAGCCGATCAAGGGCACGCCAGCGGTGCTTGACGAAGCGATGGCATGCCACCCTATGCCTCCCTGGTGCCAGCGTGCGGTGACGTTTCGGTTCGATGGGCTGCAAACCTGAGTGATGCCTACCTCCGTCATGACCAGCCAACACCTTCCTCAAGATCTACTGCCCCTCGTTGGACGACTTGAAGCGTCGCTCAACAAGTCGCATGCCCTCCTCCAAGTCCGGTATCCGGGTAAGCCAATGGCTCACTACATCGTTGCCAACCGGTCAGGCATGCTCGCGCTTGGCCTAGAGTGCGTCAAGGCCGCTGCCCAGCCCGAGAACGCCAGCGAATCAAAGCGCCCCTTTGAAGCTGAGAGGCTGGCCTATCTGGCCGGTGGCGACGGCGATGGCATCTGCGGGCTCTTGGTCAACAGTCGACTCTCCTACCAAGCTGCAGCCCCCGCAAGGCCCGATGAACCCTTCGATTGGTCAGTAGCCCTAGCCAACATGTTCCTCTGGGGCGCGCTCGGGTTTGCAACCATCGGCGTTCTCACGGTACTCCATTGGCTATTGACTGCCTTTTGACGATGGCCCTGTCGAGACGCGGGCCATGGGCCGAGATACTCGAGCCCGAGCGCCGCCGATCGATCCCCTCCAACATCAGAGACCTCATGACCGAGCAAGAACGGCAAAGGCAGGACCTAGCATTGCTAGTGCAGCGACTCGAAGCGCTCGTCAACAAGCCCGATGCGCTCGTGCGAATCGGGTTTTCCCCAGACCATGATCCAAGCCGCTACGTGATGGCGAATCGAGCAGGCATGCTCGCTCTGGGACTAGAGTGCCTGAAGGCATCGTCCGGTCCGTCAACCAGCTACCGGGAAGCGCTCTCCCGCGCTCCGACACCGGCCCTCGCGTACCTGGCCGGTGGGGACTGCGAACGACTCGGAGGGCTACTCGTCGACGATGAGCTGAAGTATCGGGTTGCCCCTACGGCAGATCAGCAGGACGAGAAGGACCGTCGCGATTCGCTGATCCTCGGCGTGCTTCTCTCGGGGTTCGCAGGTTTTGCATGCGTTGGTTTTCTCGTGGCGGTGCGCTTCCTGTGGCGACTGGTCTTTTAGCGATTCGCCTCGAACCCGGTTAGGAGAAAGAGATGGGTTTCATCCGTGGAAAGGCGCAGCCGTACGAGTCGCTCACGCCCCACGACTACGACTTTTTCCCTATCTGGGAAATGGCTGTAGACGAGAAAGGGGTGGCTGGCCAGGATGAGACCTGGCGCAGGCCCCTGTGGTACGCCAAAGATGTCGAAGCCAGGATGGCAGCTGTGTTCGTGCCATTCGATATCGTCGGAACCGATTTGATGGGTGTCGGCCTCTACACGACGCGCGCCGATCCCGAACCGCTCGTTCCTACCCCAACCGATGACCTCGGCGAGATCACCGTCTGGTGGCAGGATCGGTGGATCTGGGTAGGCGGCGACGACGGCCCTGAGCTTGAATGGCCCTTCATCGCGCGGATGCGCCCCACCATCGAAGGGGAAGCTGGGGTCTGCTTCTGCGTGAATCGTTCCCCGATCCGCGGCACTCGTGTGCCGTCAGTGTAGGCATCTGGCATCACTCCGAGGACTTGACATGCCCCCTAGCTCCAAGACGCTCTTTTCCGGGCGTATCGATATCGAATTCAGCCAGTTCTACATCGAGGCTGAGGATGAATACAGTGACATCGATAGCGCCTTTGCTAACCAGGTCAACGGGCTCTGCGGCGCGGCGCAACCCGGGAGTTTGTTCTTCACTGCAAGGCCGAAGGATGCGGTGATCGCCCTCGAGGTCGTGCTCTTCTCGACAGAGCCCCCGATTGACTCGAGCTATTCCGAGATCGTGGAGGTTTCCTTCTGTCGCGATAGCCAACCTGTCCTACTATGCCAATGGGCACACGAAGACACGTATCCCCTGGACCTGCCGGCGGGGCCGTACCGCGTACGCTACTGCATCGACGGATTGGAGAAGGAGTACGATGAGGGGGTAGTGTGGGAACACGAGCGCATCCCGATTCCGGGCCAGCGATACTTGATCCAGTTTTGGCCAGGACATCACAAGCCAGATACTATTCTGCAGCAGACGAGTGACCAGGCCGCCTATTGGCACGCGCACAAGAACTAGGGGTCCATGCGGAGTGCAACATGCAGCTTGTCGTACCTGAGTAAGACGTCCCAACGTCCCGCTTCACGAGCAAGGAAAATTCAGTCTGCTTGCGTCTCTCTACCCGCAATCTATTTCGTGGTAGCCAATCAGTCTCTTAGTTCGCCAACACAAAGGAGTCCTTCACGTGGGCATGGTTGCAATGTTCAAGATCCTCGACGAAGACGAACTCGAGATGATCAAAAGCGATGCAGATGCGGTGGAAGAATTGCTCTTCCCCGAGGATGTCGACGATCCGTTCGAAGGACAGCACGGTCTGGATAAGTCGTGGCACTCACTCCATTATCTCCTGACCGGTTCAGCCGAGCCCGACGGCACTCCCGCCGGAGACGCTATTCTCGGTGGTACGCCGGTCGGCGGCGACCTCGGCTATGGCCCCGCCAGGCTGATTGATCACCAGCAGGTGCTTCGGGTCGCCGCCGCCCTGCAGGAGGCGGATTTGGCCGCAGCATACGCCAACCTCGATCGGGCTGCTGCATCCGCAGCCAAGCTGTATTGCGGGTTCGAGTTCTCTCAGGATGAGCAAGAGTACCTGCGTGGATACTTCGATACGCTTCTTGAGGTCTATTCCACGGCTGCCGCTGACGGAACGGCCGTATTGGCCTATCTGGTGTAGCGCTGGTGGCGCGGGTGCTACCGCGCGGACGCCATGAGAGACTTCATAGCACGACTAGATGCCTATTGCGGCGTGGCTTCATGCCCGCAGAACGCGCCTCCAACGGAGGAGAGCATTCGTCGTATCAACCACCATTTCTCGATTGCCATCCCCGATGAACTTATCTACTTGGCGCAGCACTGCAAGTCGTATCGGGCGATGTTTGTTAGCCTCGGACCTGACTACGCGGACCCGGATCACATCATCCGCGTCAATAGCTTCTGGCGGCGCCGGCGCGTAACCCGCCGCCTTCCCAGGCATCTCGTCATGTTCAGGAACGGTCACGATGAACACTGCTGGTGTTTCGACATCGCCGATACGCTCAGTCCATTACCGGTTCAGTTCTGGTCCCCTGATGAACTGCACTACCCGAGCTCTGCTCGGCCGATCACAAGGTATCCCTCGTTTTCGGAGTACTTAGATGGCTTGTGCCAATGGGAATTCAGCTAATGCGTCTAGAGACTGCCCGTAGCGATCCGGCATTGTCACGGGGCCCCGGGCCCGTGAGCCTAGACGTCTATGCCGGACGCTACACCGGCATTCCGGCTAATGGCTTGTGTCCGCGCCGTCAAGCACTTGCCGCAGAGGCAATGCAGTGTACTTTTTCGCGAGGTTTGAGGTATGGAGCTACCCGAGAAGGTGCTTGAAGGCGTCAGCTGGGCGTTTTCCGGCGGCATTGCCACGAGTGAAAGGACTTTCTTGCTGACGTAAGAGAAGAGCAGCTGGAAATCTCGGGGAACGATAGCTGGGATCCTTCGATTATCGTCTTGCCCGTTCTCCGCGTCAGAGTAGTGTACGCGCCGCATCCATTTGAGATGGAAAGGGCCGCAGACCTCACGACCGACGCGGGTGGTGGATTCTCAGCGGGTGAGCTGCTGTTCACGCTCCATAACGCAGTCGTGGAGCAACTCGAGGATTGAGATCACCATTTTTTCGAGGGACTTACGCTAAACAGCTGGCCCATAGCGCACGAACCAGCTGTGTATTTGATGCGGCTTGGTAGCTAGTATGTCGACACATCACACTCGTGTCGTAGACGTTCGTGTCGCGCGCTACGCCTCAGGCGATCGGGTTACACGACCGAACGGAACGATACGGTTATCTGATCGCCACAATGCGGGCGACGAGCGGAGATGCTGCCCGGAATACTCTGGCACGGATGTGGGACTAGGTAGCGTGACCGCCTGCGTGGGGTGAGGCCTCGGCGAGCTTCGGCTCGAAGCCCTTCGACACGCCGGAGCCCAGATGACCTGCAGCCGCGAAGCCTACGGGCCCCTCCGGGACCATGCCAACCCCGCGAGGTCAACGTAAGACCGACGCAGCACGATACTACCTAGGAGATTTACATGGGAGCAGCACTCTTCATCGTTCCTGAGCGAGAGATCGCAGGCTTCGATACCTTTGTGAACGGGAAGTCGTTGGGGGGCATCGACGCTGAGGTACTCGACAAGTACTGCGAGGCCATTGGGGTCACTCCCCTCTACAGTTTCTGCAGCATAGACCCAGAGGATCTCGCCGAGATGTTGGAGGACGCTGGAGAGGATGTCCCGGACGACTTGCCAGACCTGCAGTGGTTCGACGCCTCTACGGGTCTCACCTCTGTCCGTGCGCTTTTGGGCAAGCTGAGAGCGGGTGAAGCTCCGTTCGCTAACGTAGAGAAGATCATAGAGGACCTGGAGGAGTTCGAACGCGTTCTGGAGCGCCTGGAAAACGAACGTTTGCGATGGTACCTGAGCGTTGACTGCTAGCGGGACTTCTGCTGGTAGCACTTCGATTCTGCCACCACCTCTTGGGAGGTCTCCGGCCTCGCATAAACCGTCGCTCAGCCTTCGCTCCGTCTGGGAAAGCGCGTGACCCACTCGACGAGCCCGCGTGAGAGGCTATCCCACTTCTTCCGCGAGGTCGCGCGTCGTGACGACCTTGGACACCTTTGCCCCAGCACAAAGAGGCGCAACGGTATGCACTCCAGTCGCGACGTTCGTCGACGCGGGAACGCTTGATGTTCTGGGTGTTTTTCGGCATAAGCCTAGCCGTGGCGGCGCTTGCCTGGCTGGCGTGCCTCGGCTTCTACAAGCTGCAGTCACCCCAAGACCATCCCGCTCGAAAACCGCTAGTGGCTTGGTTTCCGAAGTACCGTCGAGAAGTGACCGCAGCCGCTTCGGCGAAGGGTTCCGAGGCGATAGCAGCGCTAGCATCGACACTTGAGTCAGAAGGATTCAGCCGCGCCCAGCTAAGGAGCTCCGAAGTTGTGCTCGAACGCGGCGTTTGGATCGCGG is part of the Pseudomonadota bacterium genome and encodes:
- a CDS encoding ankyrin repeat domain-containing protein; its protein translation is MSDKKRSTLEQVLASVSESLFPAEMGRAIVSVDTTDCMGDTALHVLVRRGDRFGVQLLLRHGADPNAVGDMGETPLHVAASGGDAQIIRALIESGATPGFRSEFGVTANDLYKGGDKHTAKLLKGGG
- a CDS encoding YfbM family protein — translated: MVAMFKILDEDELEMIKSDADAVEELLFPEDVDDPFEGQHGLDKSWHSLHYLLTGSAEPDGTPAGDAILGGTPVGGDLGYGPARLIDHQQVLRVAAALQEADLAAAYANLDRAAASAAKLYCGFEFSQDEQEYLRGYFDTLLEVYSTAAADGTAVLAYLV